AGATATTGAATCCAATATCTCCAGTGTGCGACTATGGGTCAAATACCATTGTGAAAACATCATGAACTCAATTGGAATCCAGTTCCACGATATGCTGAATGCCTGCTTGTCTGCCGATTTGTAACATTCAATCAATACTCCGTCCCACGTAGCCTTCTTGTCTACCGATGTGTAGTTTTGGGTCAATAATCTATTCCACGTAGCCTTCAGTAGTTGTAATCGACCGACCATACTTATAGTCTAGGTGAAATTTCAGCAAGGAATGGGTTTTCCTTGTGGGTAAACTGACTTCTATCTTAAATTATTAGAATTTTTTAAACTATGCACTTTGAATTATTCAGTTTTAGTCAGAGACAAAATTTGGATCAAAGGACCAGTACTTGACAACAGTGATAGTTGAGGAACTTTCTAGGTGCTTTACTCCGTGGTATTTTAAGTGCTGACTGAATTTAGAGGCACTTCAGTGGTATCATGTCAATTGGTTTCGAAAAAATATTAAGAATAATGGAATATTCTAACTACTTTATAAAACTCTCAACAATGGTGCAATATATTTTACAATGAGAAAAACaataattttaataaaaaatagtttAACAATTAAAAAATCTAATAAAGTTTTGTACATATATTCAAGCACTTTGCTTGAAAATTGTCAAAGGTTTTTGGGTAATTGTCAAATTAGGTATCTCAAATATTATGCTTTTAGATAATTTGGTACTTGTTGTGACATTTTAACTAATTTAAGGCAAAACGCTTTACTTTTAAGCTCAAATATGATTGCTAAGTGTCTTCAAGGTATAAAAAGAATCACTTTGTCCAGTCTAAAGAATTGTTTGTGAATTTCAAGAGTCATATAGAttacttttaatttttatactAGTGCAGTACAGAAACTAGATAGTTCTTTTTTGCAATTTTATCTTCAAATCATGTCACTAGAACTTGTTTTGAGTATTTATGAATTATGCAAGTTATCAAAAACATTTTTATGTATTGTCTATAAAAGTactaattttgaaattgttaTTCAACATGAATTGCAAAAGTTTTTGATAGTTTTATAAAATAAACTAAGAACTTTCTTAgcccatttttcattttctcaagATATTTTTAATAGAAAAAGACATTATGGTTGAATTGATATCTAAAAATTTTATTTGGTATGTATTTAAGGTACATAAAGTTATTTTCATTATTGTAATAGGCAAATTTTAGGAACTCTATCAATTGTTCAGAATTGTATACTTTTTTAGTATTTTTCACCCACACCAATGGcatgtaaatatatatatatatatatatataatgctTCCTCAATTTCATTATTAACTCCTAAGTTTGCTCTAAAACTAGGAGGCAAAAACATGCTTTGCACTGTGGAAATGTAAAATGCCTTACCCAATTTTGTATAAATTGCAAAGCAAAATATATGAAGGAATAGAATAGTGGTCTATATGCAAAAGGTATGCCTGATTATTAGCAAAGTCCAAAAGGAATAAATCTTCAATTATGTAGTCTTCGGAGATAACCttgttttgtaatttttgttgcATGCAGAAACCATTTGCAAAAGAAATCTCAATGACTAAATATTAGTTTAAAAAAAGATAAAGGACACCAAAGTAAGGAAAGAAACACTTCAAACATTTATTATCAAAgcttgataaatgcaaccagTAGCTAAACATTCATCATCAAAGCTTGATTCGCTAAACAATTGCAACTAGTTACTAAATATCAAACTTCTAGTGTTGTGGATCCACTTTTCCAACCATGGTTCGATTTTGGATTAAGAGAAGAAAGCAGCATAAAAAGCTGAATTTGTTGGAATAAAATCAGCGTAAATTGGATGGCCGATCAAACGGAAAATGCAAAGTGCCATGGATACAGCTTTTCTCCAAAGACAAAAACCAATGGTTGTAAGAAAAGAATTTGATGGTTACAAATGGTAACCCACAGAACAAATTAATATAGAAGGAAAGAAACAGACATAAACAATATCATAATCCATTCATGCGTATAAGAAAAGGGTGGCCTATACAGATTGAAATGACAATTGAACCATATTAACCAACAATGTCATGGAGCAGAAATTAGCTAAGAGAAGCTGAAAGCGTGAATTAAGTACCGCGCCTTCAAGTAAGAAGCTTCAAGCAAACGGCAGGCGTGGAATACTGGCTCACGCCTTTATGAAGTAAAGAAGACGTGCGAAATAAAAGAAGATTGCAAGAGGAGGCGTGGAATCCAAATCACGCCCTTCCTGGGAATGAACTCAAGCAACGTGAACTTCTGAGCTAGTGGCTACAACAGATTCTGTTAAGCATCACATGGCCGAGCTGGATTAGGAAATGACAAAAGAGCTGGTCATTAGCTAGCTCTATATAAAGATAGGATTAGTAGTGGAAGGATAGCATATTTCTGTTAGCAATTATAAGGGATCATTCCCTGAGTCTTTTCTCTTTCTGTTTCCCTCATTCTGTCACTTCCCTTCCCCTTCCCGCCAATTCTGTAATCTGCTTATTGATCAATATCAATATCAATTCATCGATTATTCTTCggttattattaattttccctgtTATTTGGTCCTTTATTCTGCGTTCGTCCCATAAATCAATCCAGTGGAAGCTGGTCTGTTGCATGTTTACTGTTCAATATCAtcacagtggtatcagagctagctACAAGCCATTGGGACATGACTAAGAATCAGGAGGAAGCTCTGAGAAGGGAACTCACTGAGTTGGGGAGTGTGATGAGGACTTTTGCCAATAAAAATGATGGGGTAGAACAGTCGATAAGGGCAATGGAACATAGGCGGGAGAGCACAGATAGGGCCATAAAAAATTTAGATCAGAAATATGAAGGGATGATGAACATGATGGCTCAGATCATGGCCAAACTAAATGACAAAGGAAAGGAGGTAGAAGGGGGTAGTTCTGGGAGTGAGACTAGGATAGCAGTCACCACAGATACAGCTGAGAGGGTGGGGAGTAAAGGTGGAGCCAGGCTACCAAAGATGGACTTCCCTGCATTCGATGGAAACAGCCCCAGAGAGTGGGTTAGAAGGGCGAACAAATACTTCCAGATCCATGGAGTGGAGGAAGGCCTGAAGTCAGACATTTCTCAGCTCCATTTCCAGGAGAAGGCAGACATCTGGTTCCATGGCATGTACCACGAGAAGGGGGTAGTCCCATGGAAGGAACTAGCAATGGCAGTCTGTGAGAGGTTTGGAGAGGGAGATCCAGAGGAGGCCATAGAGGAATTCAACAAACTGATGCAGACAGGAAGTGTCACTGAGTACCTAGAGAAGTTTGAACAACTGAAATCTATGGTAATGTTATCTCTCCCTGGTCAACCTGATTCCTATTACAAATCATGTTTCCTTAGTGGCTTAAAGGAGGAAATAGTAAGTATGGTTAGGATGACCAGACCCCACACCTTAGCAGACACCATTGAGGCTGCAAAATTGCAGGAAAGGAACCTGGAAGCCATTAGGAAAACACAGGGAAAGATGATGCACAAATATACGCCCTCACCTGGTATCCCACCTATTAACAAACAAAACTTCACCCCACATACCAAAATGAAGTGGCCTAACTTCCAGTATAAGAAACCAGAGACTTTTTCCAACCAAAACACCAAAACAGGAACTCATACAGCAAACCAATTCAGAAAAATCACCCCCTCTGAACTAAGTTAcaggagggaaaaggggttgtGTTTCAAGTGTGCAGAGCCATATACACTGGGGCATATCTGCAAACAAGCTCACCTAAATTACATGCTGATAGATGATCCATGGGGAGCAGGGGAGAACTCAGATGAACCAGGGAAGGAGACAGAGGAATTCTGTGATTGTCCAGAAGGGGAATTGAGTAATCAAAACATAGAAGTGTCCATTCATGCGTTGGCAGGAGGGACTGAGCATAAGACACTTAAACTTAAGGGTAAGATAGCAGGAATGGAGATCATAATTCTGGTAGATAGTGGGAGTACTCACTGTTTTATTGATGAGAGGTTAGCAGAAACCATACAACTACCAGCTATTGGGAATCCATTAACAGTCAGGGTTGCCAATGGTGAGCAACTAGAGTCCAGACAGTTACAGGGAGCCGTACAGTGGGAAATGCAGGGAAACAAATTCACACATCAATTCAATACCTTGAAACTAGGAAGCTGTCATATGGTCCTTGGAGTAGATTGGCTAGCCAGGTATAGCCCTATTAAGTTTGATTTCAGGCAGCTCTCCATGAGGTTCCTGCAAGGAAGGCAACCAGTGGAGTTGAAGGGAGAAGTCAGCAAACTCAAGCTCAAGGCCATCAAGGGGAGTAAACTAACAAAATGGAGGAAAAAACAGGCATATGGAATATCTGCCCAGCTGTGTGTGTTGGAGGAAGGGAAGGAGGACACTGAAGTAATACCAGCAGAGATGAAGAGTTTGCTGGACAAATTTGAAGGAGTATTTGCTGAACCTCAAGGCATGCCTCCCAGGAGGAGCCACGACCATAGCATCCCACTGAAGCAAGGAGCTACCCCATTCCAGGTCAGGCCATACAAGTGCCCTTATGTACAGAAATCAGAAATAGAAAGGTTGGTGAAAGAAATGCTACAAATGGGAATCATTCAGCCTAGTAATAGCCATTTTGCATCTCCAGTATTACTAGTCAAGAAAAAAGATGGTAGTTGGAGGTTCTGTGTAGATTACAGACAACTGAATGAACTCACCATGAAGGACAAATTTCCTATGCCTCTAATAGATGAGCTTCTGGATGAACTGCATGGCTCAAAATACttcaccaaaattgacttgAGGGCTGGATATCATCAGATCAGGGTCAAGGTGGAGATATACACAAGACAGCTTTTAGGACTCACCAAGGCCTTTATGAATTCAAGGTTATGCCCTTTGGGCTGACGAATGCTCCAGCAACATTCCAGAGCCTTATGAATCATGTTTTCAGGGATCAACTAAGGAGGTATGTCTTGGTCTTCTTTGATGACATACTAATTTACAGCCCTTCCCTGGAAGTACACCTACAGCAGGTAGCAGAAGTGTTGAATCTATTGCAGGAACACCAACTTTATGTCAAGAAAAGCAAATGCTCTTT
This portion of the Coffea eugenioides isolate CCC68of chromosome 11, Ceug_1.0, whole genome shotgun sequence genome encodes:
- the LOC113751950 gene encoding uncharacterized protein LOC113751950 — encoded protein: MTKNQEEALRRELTELGSVMRTFANKNDGVEQSIRAMEHRRESTDRAIKNLDQKYEGMMNMMAQIMAKLNDKGKEVEGGSSGSETRIAVTTDTAERVGSKGGARLPKMDFPAFDGNSPREWVRRANKYFQIHGVEEGLKSDISQLHFQEKADIWFHGMYHEKGVVPWKELAMAVCERFGEGDPEEAIEEFNKLMQTGSVTEYLEKFEQLKSMVMLSLPGQPDSYYKSCFLSGLKEEIVSMVRMTRPHTLADTIEAAKLQERNLEAIRKTQGKMMHKYTPSPGIPPINKQNFTPHTKMKWPNFQYKKPETFSNQNTKTGTHTANQFRKITPSELSYRREKGLCFKCAEPYTLGHICKQAHLNYMLIDDPWGAGENSDEPGKETEEFCDCPEGELSNQNIEVSIHALAGGTEHKTLKLKGKIAGMEIIILVDSGSTHCFIDERLAETIQLPAIGNPLTVRVANGEQLESRQLQGAVQWEMQGNKFTHQFNTLKLGSCHMVLGVDWLARYSPIKFDFRQLSMRFLQGRQPVELKGEVSKLKLKAIKGSKLTKWRKKQAYGISAQLCVLEEGKEDTEVIPAEMKSLLDKFEGVFAEPQGMPPRRSHDHSIPLKQGATPFQVRPYKCPYVQKSEIERLVKEMLQMGIIQPSNSHFASPVLLVKKKDGSWRFCVDYRQLNELTMKDKFPMPLIDELLDELHGSKYFTKIDLRAGYHQIRVKVEIYTRQLLGLTKAFMNSRLCPLG